Proteins from one Coffea arabica cultivar ET-39 chromosome 8c, Coffea Arabica ET-39 HiFi, whole genome shotgun sequence genomic window:
- the LOC113707414 gene encoding calcium uptake protein, mitochondrial-like isoform X2, whose translation MSVWSTLRRSSQPLIDHHRRCIIQSLPNRYFSSLPPLLPPATASHLGRCTTSRPFLRWVVPGIIASSTIALALYSRTTSSPPANFPSLSFADDGSVSVNSPSLSLPTPPDDCDADYDNDDGRPNQSKFLFGDAYRRKVFFNYEKRIRMRSPPEKVFEYFASHCADNGEIFMTPADLMRAVVPVFPPSESNLVRDGYLQGERTPGELRCAPSQFFMLFDTDNDGLISFKEEIHREEFKKVMALMRAHNRQGALHRDGLRAGHSLGGSVENGGLVAYFFGEDGKRCLHHDKFVQFLRDLHDEMLKLEFSHYDYKCRGTISAKDFALSMVAAADLKHLGKLHDRVDDLDKMPHISNVRITLEEFKSFAELRKKLQPFSLAIFSFGEVNGLLTKGDFRRAASQVCDVSLTDNVIEIIFHVFDANRDGSLSSDEFIRVLQKREKDIAQPTEAGIFNFLSCCWNCRSKYSISHLLS comes from the exons ATGTCGGTTTGGTCTACTCTCCGGCGATCATCTCAACCCTTAATCGACCATCATCGCCGATGCATAATCCAATCGCTCCCGAACCGCTACTTCTCCTCCTTACCGCCGCTATTGCCGCCGGCGACAGCATCCCATTTGGGTCGTTGTACTACCAGTAGGCCATTCCTGAGATGGGTCGTCCCTGGAATAATCGCAAGCTCTACCATTGCTCTCGCTCTCTATTCTCGTACTACTAGTAGTCCTCCTGCAAATTTCCCATCTTTATCATTTGCTGATGATGGCTCTGTAAGTGTAAATTCTCCATCCTTATCACTACCAACCCCACCTGATGATTGTGATGCTGATTATGATAATGATGATGGTCGACCCAATCAATCCAAGTTTCTGTTTGGAG ATGCTTATAGGAGGAAAGTGTTTTTTAATTATGAGAAGCGCATACGGATGCGAAGTCCTCCTGAGAAG GTATTTGAGTACTTTGCTTCTCACTGTGCTGATAATGGAGAAATATTTATGACTCCAGCAGACTTGATGCGAGCAGTTGTTCCTGTTTTTCCTCCATCTGAATCAAACCTTGTACGAGATGGATATCTCCAAGGAGAAAGGACTCCTGGTGAATTGCGTTGTGCCCCTTCACAGTTCTTTATGCTTTTTGATACGGACAATGATGGTCTGATATCTTTTAAGGA GGAAATACACAGAGAGGAATTCAAGAAAGTAATGGCTTTAATGCGAGCTCACAACAGGCAAGGGGCTTTACATAGGGATGGACTTCGAGCAGGGCATAGTCTTGGGGGTTCAGTAGAAAACGGAGGCCTAGTGGCATACTTCTTTGGTGAAGATGGGAAGAGGTGCCTTCACCATGATAAATTCGTACAATTTCTGAGAGATCTTCATGATGAA ATGCTGAAGTTGGAGTTTTCCCATTATGATTACAAGTGCCGAGGGACCATATCCGCCAAAGACTTTGCCTTGTCAATGGTAGCTGCTGCTGATCTGAAGCATTTAGGCAAGTTGCATGATCGTGTTGATGACTTGGACAAAATGCCACATATCAGCAATGTCCGTATTACACTTGAGGAATTCAAGAGTTTTGCAGAGCTTCGTAAAAAGTTGCAGCCATTCTCGcttgcaattttcagttttggaGAAGTGAATGGTCTCTTGACAAAAGGGGATTTCAGACGAGCTGCTTCTCAA GTATGTGACGTCTCTCTCACTGACAATGTGATCGAAATAATTTTCCATGTTTTTGATGCAAATCGAGACGGAAGTTTAAGCTCTGACGAGTTCATAAGAGTATTGCAGAAGCGGGAGAAAGACATTGCTCAACCAACAGAAGCAGGGATCTTCAACTTTTTATCTTGTTGTTGGAACTGCAGAAGCAAATACTCCATATCTCATCTGCTTTCATAA
- the LOC113707414 gene encoding calcium uptake protein, mitochondrial-like isoform X1, whose translation MSVWSTLRRSSQPLIDHHRRCIIQSLPNRYFSSLPPLLPPATASHLGRCTTSRPFLRWVVPGIIASSTIALALYSRTTSSPPANFPSLSFADDGSVSVNSPSLSLPTPPDDCDADYDNDDGRPNQSKFLFGDAYRRKVFFNYEKRIRMRSPPEKVFEYFASHCADNGEIFMTPADLMRAVVPVFPPSESNLVRDGYLQGERTPGELRCAPSQFFMLFDTDNDGLISFKEYIFFVTLLSIPESSFSVAFKMFDLDCNREIHREEFKKVMALMRAHNRQGALHRDGLRAGHSLGGSVENGGLVAYFFGEDGKRCLHHDKFVQFLRDLHDEMLKLEFSHYDYKCRGTISAKDFALSMVAAADLKHLGKLHDRVDDLDKMPHISNVRITLEEFKSFAELRKKLQPFSLAIFSFGEVNGLLTKGDFRRAASQVCDVSLTDNVIEIIFHVFDANRDGSLSSDEFIRVLQKREKDIAQPTEAGIFNFLSCCWNCRSKYSISHLLS comes from the exons ATGTCGGTTTGGTCTACTCTCCGGCGATCATCTCAACCCTTAATCGACCATCATCGCCGATGCATAATCCAATCGCTCCCGAACCGCTACTTCTCCTCCTTACCGCCGCTATTGCCGCCGGCGACAGCATCCCATTTGGGTCGTTGTACTACCAGTAGGCCATTCCTGAGATGGGTCGTCCCTGGAATAATCGCAAGCTCTACCATTGCTCTCGCTCTCTATTCTCGTACTACTAGTAGTCCTCCTGCAAATTTCCCATCTTTATCATTTGCTGATGATGGCTCTGTAAGTGTAAATTCTCCATCCTTATCACTACCAACCCCACCTGATGATTGTGATGCTGATTATGATAATGATGATGGTCGACCCAATCAATCCAAGTTTCTGTTTGGAG ATGCTTATAGGAGGAAAGTGTTTTTTAATTATGAGAAGCGCATACGGATGCGAAGTCCTCCTGAGAAG GTATTTGAGTACTTTGCTTCTCACTGTGCTGATAATGGAGAAATATTTATGACTCCAGCAGACTTGATGCGAGCAGTTGTTCCTGTTTTTCCTCCATCTGAATCAAACCTTGTACGAGATGGATATCTCCAAGGAGAAAGGACTCCTGGTGAATTGCGTTGTGCCCCTTCACAGTTCTTTATGCTTTTTGATACGGACAATGATGGTCTGATATCTTTTAAGGA GTATATATTCTTTGTCACACTACTCAGCATTCCGGAATCCAGTTTTTCGGTGGCTTTTAAGATGTTTGACCTTGACTGTAATAG GGAAATACACAGAGAGGAATTCAAGAAAGTAATGGCTTTAATGCGAGCTCACAACAGGCAAGGGGCTTTACATAGGGATGGACTTCGAGCAGGGCATAGTCTTGGGGGTTCAGTAGAAAACGGAGGCCTAGTGGCATACTTCTTTGGTGAAGATGGGAAGAGGTGCCTTCACCATGATAAATTCGTACAATTTCTGAGAGATCTTCATGATGAA ATGCTGAAGTTGGAGTTTTCCCATTATGATTACAAGTGCCGAGGGACCATATCCGCCAAAGACTTTGCCTTGTCAATGGTAGCTGCTGCTGATCTGAAGCATTTAGGCAAGTTGCATGATCGTGTTGATGACTTGGACAAAATGCCACATATCAGCAATGTCCGTATTACACTTGAGGAATTCAAGAGTTTTGCAGAGCTTCGTAAAAAGTTGCAGCCATTCTCGcttgcaattttcagttttggaGAAGTGAATGGTCTCTTGACAAAAGGGGATTTCAGACGAGCTGCTTCTCAA GTATGTGACGTCTCTCTCACTGACAATGTGATCGAAATAATTTTCCATGTTTTTGATGCAAATCGAGACGGAAGTTTAAGCTCTGACGAGTTCATAAGAGTATTGCAGAAGCGGGAGAAAGACATTGCTCAACCAACAGAAGCAGGGATCTTCAACTTTTTATCTTGTTGTTGGAACTGCAGAAGCAAATACTCCATATCTCATCTGCTTTCATAA